From Fusobacterium varium:
CTTGTTGAATCTTTATATTCCCAATCATCTCTTTCAGCTCCAAATCTTTTCAATCCTTCATGATACGCAATTTCTCCTGAAAACATTCCATTAAAGATCCTTCTTTGATGTCCTATATCAACTTTTAACACAGAAAGCTTTCTGGAACTCATGACAAGCATAGTATCATCTATATAATTTTTACTTTCTTTATTAGTCAATGTCATACCTATACTTGTTTTTCCTGTATCATTTCTTTGTAATATTCTCCTTACAGAGTAATTCATATTTTTAGAAATTCCTCTGGATTTATAATCATATCCTATAGCTTTTATAGGAGTAATATATTCTGATTGATCTTTAATAATAGAAAAATCCCAGTATTTAAATGGAACTCTATAGTAAAAAGAAAAATTTTCTGAATCTTTATACTTTCTTTTTCTTCCTAGTTTTCTTTGATAACTGCTGCTGAAAGAATCATTTATTCCTAAAAAATCTTCTATTGTTACAGCTACTTTCATTCTCTCTGTTCCAGTACTTTTTTGCCCAAGATTGTTATAATTTATTGTCCCAGATATTTTTTTACTTTTCTCATTTTTAACTTTTATTATACTTCCTCCTAAACTTTCTCCAGCTGCTATATCTAATTTGGCATTATTAGCTGATATTGAGTTCAGATTTTCTATTCCTTGATCAAGATCCTTCATATTAAGAACATCTCCTTTTTTTATAGGAAATGAAGTAAATGTTCTTATCTCATCCTTTTCTCCCTCTATTTTAATCTCCTCTATGTGTCCTTCTATTATTACACAGATGACCTTTCCCTTTTTAAAATCTGAATTTTCCATATCAATTTTAACTCTTGCTGCAATGTACCCTTTTTCTAAATAGAGATTTTCTAATTCTTTAACAAAATTTAATATATTTTTGCCGCCTTTTTTTCCAAGATATCCGTTTTTTAATTTATCTATACTTTTCTTGGCGAGGATAGTATTTCCATAAATATATATTTCTCTTATTTCACTTCCAATATCATCATCACTGCTCTCGATTATATTTTTAGGATATTTTTCATCAAAACTTCCTTCTCTTTCAAATTTCTCAATACTTTCTTCTTTTCTCCTTCTTTCCTCTCTATTTATTTCCTGATTTTTATTTATTGTTTCTCTAATCATTGCATTTTGTGCAGAAAAAACAAAGTTTCTAAAAATAAAAAATAATATTATTATTTTTTTCATCTCTTCCCACCTTTCAATAAAATTTTCTAATTTTAAAGATTCTTATTAATATAATATATATCTTCATTTTATTCACTTGTCAATATCAAAAATTATTTAAAACATACAATTTGTATACATTATTCGATATTTTTAATTTGTATATTTCTTTTTTAGTTTATATTTTATTTTTGAAAGCTTTTCATTATATACCAATAATTCAAACTAAATTCTTAGATAAATATTTAAAAATTTTTAAAGATTTACTAAAAATATAAATAAAAAAATAATTTATAATTATAAAAAAATTAAAATAATTTTTCTATACGAGCATTATTTTAACCAATTTAATATTTCATTTTATGTTTTTTTGAATACAAATAAATAATATATATTTTTTCTTGTTTTAAAGATATGTAATATTAAAAAATAATCAAATAAAAAAGTGATCCAAAAATATTCTTTGAATCACTTTTTCTTTTTTATAATATTTTAATTTTTATGCTTTAAATTAATTTTATTCTAAATAAAACTTATATCTATTTTTTCCACTTTTCTTGGCATCATACAAAGCTCTATCTGCTTTATTAAATATATCATTAAAGTTATCTGAAAATCTTATTTTATAAATACCAATACTTACAGATATACTTTTCTCTATCTTCAATTCATTTGGGAGCCTTTTTACTTTTTGAAGAACACCATTTAATTTTTGTGTTACCCATTCAGCACTTGGAACTTGTGGAAGAAATATAGCAAACTCATCTCCACCCAATCTTCCTATGATATCCACTGAACGAAATGATTCTTTAAATACATTACCAATTCTATACAGAACTATGTCACCAAATGGATGTCCATATGTATCATTAATATTTTTAAAATCATCAACATCAAATATCATAAAAATATTTATTCCTTTCATGATATCTATTTTTAAATTTAAAGTAACCAGTTCTTCCAAAGTAGCTCTATTTAAAAGTCCTGTAACAATATCATATTCAGCCTTTTTCTTCAGTTCATAGTTATATTGATTCTGCATTAATTCAAGTATTTTTTCTTTATTAATATTTTTATATGATCCAATTACCTTATACAAATGGTTATCTGAATCTAAAAGTTTATGATATTTTAAATGAAACCAATTTTTTTGTTTATTATCTACCAATAATTCTATATCTTTTTCATAATCTTTTTCTGCCATTATACATTCATATAGAGAAAGGCAATTTTGTATGGTATTTAAAGAATTTTTATCTCCTATAAGTTTACTGAACATTCTTATTTCTTTATCTGGAAATATATAAAAACTAGTATTATCAAATATCTTCAGTATATCACTTTTTACATCATACTCAAAATAACTTTCTAAAAGAAGATCAGTAAACATTGCATAACGTTTTCTCTCCATTTCAAGTTCTTGATTCATATGTACCAATGAAGAAATATTCGTAAAAATTAAATAAAATATAGGATACTTATCTTCATATAATTCATCTGTAAAAAAACCATTTACTTTTACATGAATAGAATATCCATTTTTATGAACCAGTCTATAAGTCATTTTAAAATTTTTTTTTCTTGATTCTACTACTTTTATAAATTCCATTTTTACATATTCTAAATCATCTTTATGTATATATAAACTGCTATTAAATCCAACTTCTTCAATATTTTCAGCTTTTTCATCTACAAGATCACATAATCCCTGATTAAAATATAAAATTGTCAACTCATCATTGAGGGCAAATTTCCCTATTCCATCAGCTGCCAAAGTCAAAACTTCTTCAAGTTCATTATTTTTTATCTGATGATTTGAATTAACATAGTAATAATTGTTTTTCTTTGAAAATAATGCCATACTTTTCTCCCCTCAATCAAGTTTCAGCATCAGTATTTCCCATATTGTATTTTTTAGATTATTTTAATAAACTTGAAAATAGCTATTGTTCTTTATAAAATAACAATAAATTTTAAAAGCTAATTTCAGCCTTAAAAACTTAAAAAACCCCTTAATTACAATATAACACATCACCTTGATTTAGTAAAGAAATTCTTCAATAAAATTAGATTTTTAGCATATTTCCCTCGCTTCAACATCTTCTTTATTTAATAATTCTTTTGTTTCAGGAAGATAGTATCTAATTTCCACTTTATGTCCACTTTTTTTATCCACAAGTTTTTTATAACATTTATTCAAATGTCTGCTCCCCCAGAGAATAATACTGTTAAATACATCTTCAAGATCTCTCCCTTTATCTGTTAATGTGTATTTGTATCTTGGAGGGTGTGCCTGGTATAATTCTCCTTTAATTATTCCATCTTCCTCTAAAGATTTTAGTCTGCTGGACAAAAGATTGGATGCTATTCCTGTTAATTTACTTAAAAGCTCATTATAGCTTTTATCTCCAAGCATTATTTCATGAACAATCAGAAGGGTCCATTTGTCTCCGATTATGTTCAAAGTCTGTGCTATATTACATGGTAGTTCATACTGATTTTTCATTTTATCTCCTTTTTATTTTATTTGCCCAAAAAGATCATTTAACGTTTCACTCATTGTAGGATGTGTAAAGATTCCATCTCTTAAAAAAGTATAATCTTTATCTGCCATCATTGCAAGCCTTATATTATTTATAACTTCTCCTGATTGTGCAAAAAACAATGAAGCACCTAATATTTTTCCAGTTTCTGCATCCACTACTGTCTTTAAAAGTCCATCAGTCTCACCAGATATTTTCATTCTTGGAGTTACAGCTGGCATCTTTGAAGTTTTTATTTTATATCCTTTTTGAATTGCTTCTTCCTCTGTCATTCCTACTCTAGAAAATTGTGGATCTATAAATACAGTATATGGAACTGGACCTCTTTCTTTTAAAGAATATTTTTTATCACCAAAAAGTTCACTGCGAATTATACGATAGTCATCAAGAGAGGTATATGTAAATTGCAAACCTCCATGAACATCTCCCATTGCCCATACATTACCTGCAGATGTATGAAGATTATCATCAACTAATACTGCTCCTCTATCTGTAGTCTTAATACCAGCATTTTCAAGTTTCAAACCTTTTACATTTGGTCTTCTCCCTACAGCTACAAGAATAGCATCTCCGTCCACACTCCCAATCTGACCATCTTTTTCATATTTTACTTTATTTTCTAATACTTCTGTCACTTTTGCCCCTAATATAAATTTTATTCCCTTTTTTTCCATAACCTTTTGTATTTCATCAGCTATTTCTCTATCTTCACGTGGTATAAATAATGGACTTCCTTCTAAAACTATAACCTCTGCTCCAAAATTATTATACATATCTGCATATTCCAATCCAATATACCCACCACCTATTATTACCAATTGCTTAGGAAGTTCTTTTAGCTGCATTATAGCTTCGCTGTCATAAATATATTTATTTTCTTTCAATCCTTTTATAGGGGGAATAATAGTTTCTGCTCCTGTATTTATAAATATTCTTTCTCCTTGTATTTTAAGTGTTTCATTCTCTAATTTTATTTCAATTACTTTTTCATTTACAAAAGAACCTTCCCCAGTATATATATCAATATTTTCTTTATCATTAAGATTATCATAATTTTTCTTTCTGAAAAGAGAAATCAATTCATTCTTTTTTTCTATAGTATTTTTATATACCTCAGCATATTCTTCAAAAGAACTTATATTTTTAAATTTATTTTTACCAGCTTCTATTATAAGATATTTTGTAGGAATACAACCAACATTTATACAAGTCCCACCATACATTTTATTTGACTTTTCTACAACAGCAACCTTCCATCCATGATTCGCCATT
This genomic window contains:
- a CDS encoding putative diguanylate cyclase, with the translated sequence MALFSKKNNYYYVNSNHQIKNNELEEVLTLAADGIGKFALNDELTILYFNQGLCDLVDEKAENIEEVGFNSSLYIHKDDLEYVKMEFIKVVESRKKNFKMTYRLVHKNGYSIHVKVNGFFTDELYEDKYPIFYLIFTNISSLVHMNQELEMERKRYAMFTDLLLESYFEYDVKSDILKIFDNTSFYIFPDKEIRMFSKLIGDKNSLNTIQNCLSLYECIMAEKDYEKDIELLVDNKQKNWFHLKYHKLLDSDNHLYKVIGSYKNINKEKILELMQNQYNYELKKKAEYDIVTGLLNRATLEELVTLNLKIDIMKGINIFMIFDVDDFKNINDTYGHPFGDIVLYRIGNVFKESFRSVDIIGRLGGDEFAIFLPQVPSAEWVTQKLNGVLQKVKRLPNELKIEKSISVSIGIYKIRFSDNFNDIFNKADRALYDAKKSGKNRYKFYLE
- a CDS encoding putative haemolysin secretion/activation protein; this translates as MKKIIILFFIFRNFVFSAQNAMIRETINKNQEINREERRRKEESIEKFEREGSFDEKYPKNIIESSDDDIGSEIREIYIYGNTILAKKSIDKLKNGYLGKKGGKNILNFVKELENLYLEKGYIAARVKIDMENSDFKKGKVICVIIEGHIEEIKIEGEKDEIRTFTSFPIKKGDVLNMKDLDQGIENLNSISANNAKLDIAAGESLGGSIIKVKNEKSKKISGTINYNNLGQKSTGTERMKVAVTIEDFLGINDSFSSSYQRKLGRKRKYKDSENFSFYYRVPFKYWDFSIIKDQSEYITPIKAIGYDYKSRGISKNMNYSVRRILQRNDTGKTSIGMTLTNKESKNYIDDTMLVMSSRKLSVLKVDIGHQRRIFNGMFSGEIAYHEGLKRFGAERDDWEYKDSTSPKAQFQKYTMDLNWYKPFRIREQNFSYKFSFSGQYSDDILYSSEKMSIGDDTTVRGFKENSIMGDKGIYIRNEIAYSYKFIEPFIAYDTGRVKDVAKDDYYKKYGSEISGAAIGIRIYFRHFTASVTYSKPVNAPSYINKNKQEIYISLSCIF
- a CDS encoding pyridine nucleotide-disulfide oxidoreductase produces the protein MKNYDAVVIGFGKGGKTLAGEMANHGWKVAVVEKSNKMYGGTCINVGCIPTKYLIIEAGKNKFKNISSFEEYAEVYKNTIEKKNELISLFRKKNYDNLNDKENIDIYTGEGSFVNEKVIEIKLENETLKIQGERIFINTGAETIIPPIKGLKENKYIYDSEAIMQLKELPKQLVIIGGGYIGLEYADMYNNFGAEVIVLEGSPLFIPREDREIADEIQKVMEKKGIKFILGAKVTEVLENKVKYEKDGQIGSVDGDAILVAVGRRPNVKGLKLENAGIKTTDRGAVLVDDNLHTSAGNVWAMGDVHGGLQFTYTSLDDYRIIRSELFGDKKYSLKERGPVPYTVFIDPQFSRVGMTEEEAIQKGYKIKTSKMPAVTPRMKISGETDGLLKTVVDAETGKILGASLFFAQSGEVINNIRLAMMADKDYTFLRDGIFTHPTMSETLNDLFGQIK
- a CDS encoding putative transcriptional regulator; translated protein: MKNQYELPCNIAQTLNIIGDKWTLLIVHEIMLGDKSYNELLSKLTGIASNLLSSRLKSLEEDGIIKGELYQAHPPRYKYTLTDKGRDLEDVFNSIILWGSRHLNKCYKKLVDKKSGHKVEIRYYLPETKELLNKEDVEAREIC